In Saccharothrix syringae, the following are encoded in one genomic region:
- the rpsP gene encoding 30S ribosomal protein S16 — protein sequence MAVKIKLQRLGKIRQPYYRIVVADARTRRSGKAIETIGKYHPKDEPSLIEVDTDRAQYWLGVGAQPTEPVQRLLEITGDWQKFKGLPGAEGTLKVKEPKPSKADLFAAALAAAGEEPTTEATTPKKKSAKRDDAKKADAEPAAEAAKDEA from the coding sequence GTGGCCGTCAAGATCAAGCTTCAGCGGCTTGGCAAGATCCGTCAGCCGTACTACCGCATCGTCGTCGCCGACGCGCGCACCCGCCGCAGCGGCAAGGCCATCGAGACGATCGGCAAGTACCACCCGAAGGACGAGCCGTCGCTGATCGAGGTCGACACCGACCGGGCGCAGTACTGGCTGGGTGTCGGCGCGCAGCCGACCGAGCCCGTCCAGCGCCTGCTGGAGATCACCGGCGACTGGCAGAAGTTCAAGGGCCTGCCGGGCGCCGAGGGCACCCTGAAGGTCAAGGAGCCGAAGCCGAGCAAGGCCGACCTGTTCGCCGCCGCGCTGGCCGCCGCCGGCGAGGAGCCGACGACCGAGGCCACCACGCCGAAGAAGAAGTCCGCCAAGCGCGACGACGCCAAGAAGGCCGACGCCGAGCCCGCCGCCGAAGCCGCCAAGGACGAGGCGTGA
- the trmD gene encoding tRNA (guanosine(37)-N1)-methyltransferase TrmD has translation MRIDVVTIFPEYLAPLRAALLGKAVDRGLISVGVHDLRDWTHDVHKAVDDSPYGGGPGMVMKPQVWGDALDTVCTDRTRLVVPTPAGRPFTQAVARELADEEHLVFACGRYEGIDQRVVDDASRRMRVDELSIGDYVLVGGEVAVLVVVEAVARLLPGVLGNPRSAAEDSFSDGLLEGPSYTRPEVWRELPVPDVLRSGNHRLIDRWRRDQALRRTWERRPELVDALPEDALDKHDRALLDELRTGAISP, from the coding sequence ATGCGGATTGACGTCGTCACCATCTTCCCGGAGTACCTGGCGCCCCTGCGGGCCGCGCTCCTGGGCAAGGCCGTCGACCGCGGCCTGATCTCCGTCGGCGTCCACGACCTGCGCGACTGGACGCACGACGTGCACAAGGCCGTGGACGACAGCCCGTACGGCGGCGGTCCCGGCATGGTGATGAAGCCGCAGGTGTGGGGCGACGCCCTGGACACCGTCTGCACCGACCGCACCCGGCTCGTCGTGCCCACGCCCGCCGGGCGGCCGTTCACCCAGGCGGTGGCCCGCGAGCTGGCCGACGAGGAGCACCTGGTGTTCGCCTGCGGGCGGTACGAGGGCATCGACCAGCGGGTCGTCGACGACGCGTCCCGGCGGATGCGCGTGGACGAGCTCTCCATCGGCGACTACGTGCTGGTCGGCGGCGAGGTGGCCGTCCTGGTGGTGGTCGAGGCGGTGGCCCGGCTGCTGCCCGGCGTGCTGGGCAACCCGCGCTCCGCGGCCGAGGACTCGTTCTCCGACGGCCTGCTGGAGGGGCCCAGCTACACCCGGCCGGAGGTCTGGCGCGAGCTGCCCGTGCCGGACGTGCTGCGCTCGGGCAACCACCGGCTGATCGACCGGTGGCGCCGCGACCAGGCGCTGCGCCGCACCTGGGAGCGCCGGCCGGAGCTGGTCGACGCCCTGCCCGAGGACGCCCTGGACAAGCACGACCGCGCGCTGCTCGACGAGCTGCGCACGGGGGCGATTTCGCCCTGA
- a CDS encoding LamB/YcsF family protein, giving the protein MIDLNSDLGEGFGVWRLGDDDALLDVVTSANVACGFHAGDPSTMRAVCRAAAARGVAVGAQVSYRDLAGFGRRFIDADPAELADEVLYQVGALEACARAAGTRVSYVKPHGALYNATVHHEEQARAVVEGVRAFGDLPVLGLPGSRLLHHAERAGLRAVREAFADRAYTPEGTLVPRRAPNAVLTDVEAVVAQVLRLVGRGELVAVDGSVVAAEVDSVCVHGDTPGAVGHARRIRAELESGGVRVARFAG; this is encoded by the coding sequence GTGATCGACCTCAACAGCGACCTCGGCGAGGGGTTCGGCGTCTGGCGACTGGGCGACGATGACGCCCTGCTCGACGTCGTGACCAGTGCGAACGTGGCCTGCGGCTTCCACGCGGGCGACCCGTCGACGATGCGGGCGGTGTGCCGGGCGGCCGCCGCGCGGGGCGTGGCCGTCGGCGCCCAGGTCTCCTACCGCGACCTGGCCGGCTTCGGCCGCCGCTTCATCGACGCCGACCCGGCCGAGCTGGCCGACGAGGTGCTGTACCAGGTCGGCGCGCTGGAGGCTTGCGCCCGCGCGGCGGGCACCCGGGTGTCCTACGTCAAGCCGCACGGCGCGCTCTACAACGCCACCGTCCACCACGAGGAGCAGGCGCGGGCGGTGGTCGAGGGGGTGCGGGCGTTCGGCGACCTGCCGGTGCTGGGCCTGCCCGGCTCCCGGCTGCTGCACCACGCCGAGCGGGCCGGCCTGCGCGCGGTCCGCGAGGCGTTCGCAGACCGCGCATACACCCCGGAGGGCACCCTGGTGCCCCGGCGGGCCCCCAACGCCGTCCTGACCGACGTGGAGGCCGTCGTGGCCCAGGTCCTGAGGCTGGTCGGGCGGGGCGAGCTGGTGGCCGTCGACGGCTCGGTGGTGGCGGCCGAGGTCGACTCCGTCTGCGTCCACGGCGACACCCCGGGGGCCGTCGGGCACGCCCGCCGGATCCGCGCGGAACTGGAGTCGGGCGGCGTTCGAGTGGCCCGGTTCGCCGGCTAG
- the rimM gene encoding ribosome maturation factor RimM (Essential for efficient processing of 16S rRNA) yields the protein MDVVVGRVAKAHGISGELAVDVRTDSPETRFAPGSVLVAKLRDGTSRNLTVAAARNHSGRLLVRFDEVLTRDVAEVLRGTLLFGSTDDLPPTGDPDEFYDHQLEGLVAELTDGTRVGTVREIVHGPGGELLVIEREAGGEALVPFVREIVPAVDVPGGRVVLDPPEGLLDAD from the coding sequence GTGGACGTCGTCGTCGGCCGAGTGGCCAAGGCGCACGGGATCAGCGGCGAGCTCGCCGTCGACGTGCGCACGGATTCGCCCGAGACCCGGTTCGCGCCGGGCTCGGTGCTGGTCGCGAAACTGCGCGACGGCACGTCCCGCAACCTCACCGTCGCAGCCGCCCGGAACCACTCCGGGCGGCTGCTGGTGCGTTTCGACGAGGTGCTCACCCGGGACGTGGCCGAGGTGCTGCGCGGCACCCTGCTGTTCGGCAGCACGGACGACCTGCCGCCCACCGGCGACCCGGACGAGTTCTACGACCACCAGCTGGAAGGGCTGGTCGCGGAGCTGACCGACGGCACGCGCGTCGGCACCGTCCGGGAGATCGTGCACGGTCCGGGCGGTGAACTGCTGGTCATCGAGCGCGAGGCCGGCGGCGAGGCCCTGGTCCCGTTCGTCCGGGAGATCGTCCCCGCGGTCGACGTGCCCGGCGGCCGCGTGGTGCTCGACCCGCCCGAGGGCCTGCTCGATGCGGATTGA
- a CDS encoding RNA-binding protein, with protein MSLLADALEHLVRGIVDHPDDVRVNLVTTRRGRTLEVHVHPDDLGKVIGRSGRTATALRTVMAGIGGRGVRVDVVDTDR; from the coding sequence GTGAGCTTGTTGGCTGACGCCCTGGAACACCTCGTCCGGGGCATCGTCGACCACCCGGACGACGTCCGGGTGAACCTGGTCACGACCCGACGCGGTCGCACGCTGGAGGTGCACGTCCACCCGGACGACCTCGGCAAGGTGATCGGCCGGTCCGGCCGCACCGCGACCGCGCTGCGCACCGTGATGGCCGGCATCGGTGGTCGTGGCGTGCGCGTCGACGTGGTCGACACCGACCGCTGA